A region of Polyangiaceae bacterium DNA encodes the following proteins:
- a CDS encoding S-layer homology domain-containing protein codes for MPKPLPSLALALGLSTAAASAGATPTDGILDPCTPATVSGAENATFKDLPPGSAGAVEAEALYSAGVTQGCQANPLLFCPTCELSRAALVTLVVRAAKLPLVTPAQPTFSDVPTTHPFFKEIETAADSGISLGCSAGMFCPEAPATRAHAAVFVAKGAGFALLAPATPSFTDVPASHIAYGHVEALKTNCVTAGCSPTEFCPDSEILRAQAAVFIAKAFDLGDTNPCLGASDAGSDAGAGGSDAGAGGGGGSGGQWGDSGIAPIDGGGGGGSAGAETEEESGCGCSTPGRRAGGSAALAFALALALGRRRRSL; via the coding sequence ATGCCCAAGCCGCTCCCCTCGCTGGCCCTGGCGCTCGGGCTGTCGACCGCCGCCGCGTCCGCCGGTGCGACGCCGACGGATGGGATCCTGGATCCTTGCACCCCGGCAACGGTGAGCGGCGCCGAGAACGCGACCTTCAAGGACCTGCCGCCGGGGAGCGCGGGCGCCGTCGAGGCCGAAGCGCTGTACTCGGCGGGCGTCACCCAAGGCTGTCAGGCGAACCCCCTGCTGTTCTGTCCGACTTGTGAGCTCTCGCGGGCGGCGCTGGTCACGCTGGTGGTGCGCGCGGCCAAGCTCCCGCTGGTGACCCCGGCGCAGCCGACCTTCTCGGACGTCCCGACGACGCACCCGTTCTTCAAGGAGATCGAGACCGCCGCGGACTCCGGGATCTCGCTCGGCTGCAGCGCCGGCATGTTCTGTCCCGAAGCACCGGCCACCCGCGCTCATGCGGCGGTCTTCGTCGCCAAAGGCGCTGGGTTCGCGCTCCTCGCCCCAGCCACGCCCAGCTTCACCGACGTGCCGGCGTCGCACATCGCCTACGGCCACGTGGAAGCGCTGAAGACCAACTGCGTGACCGCGGGTTGTTCGCCCACCGAGTTCTGTCCCGACAGCGAGATCCTCCGCGCTCAAGCGGCGGTGTTCATCGCGAAGGCCTTCGATCTGGGCGACACGAACCCGTGCCTGGGTGCGAGCGATGCGGGCAGCGACGCGGGGGCCGGCGGAAGCGACGCGGGGGCCGGCGGCGGCGGCGGTAGCGGTGGACAATGGGGGGACTCGGGGATCGCGCCCATCGATGGCGGCGGCGGCGGCGGGAGCGCCGGCGCCGAGACGGAGGAGGAGAGCGGCTGCGGGTGCTCCACGCCGGGGCGTCGCGCCGGAGGCTCGGCCGCGCTGGCGTTCGCGCTGGCTCTCGCGCTCGGTCGCCGGCGGCGCTCGCTCTGA
- the hemC gene encoding hydroxymethylbilane synthase, translating to MTQKLVVATRKSQLALAQARAFMRALEARHPGLVIEEKHVVTTGDRIQDRALSEIGGKGLFIKEIEEALLDGSADIAIHSLKDVPAELAPSLAIGCVPMREDPRDVIVTRTGQKLAELPAGAKLGTSSLRRKVQFAAARPDLEIVPLRGNVDTRLRKCSEGVVDAIVLACAGLNRLGLGERATEHIEPELSLPAVGQGALAIEMRAGDDATRALLAPLAHAETSIAVAAERGVMRAVEGSCQLPIAAFAVRAGQELWLRALLAEPDGSKLRRNEGRVAYPKDEAEAERFGFELGKALRAS from the coding sequence ATGACCCAGAAGCTCGTCGTCGCCACGCGCAAGAGCCAGCTCGCGCTCGCGCAGGCCCGCGCCTTCATGCGCGCCCTCGAAGCCCGACACCCGGGCCTCGTGATCGAAGAGAAGCACGTGGTGACCACGGGCGACCGCATCCAGGACCGCGCGCTCTCCGAGATCGGCGGCAAGGGGCTGTTCATCAAGGAGATCGAAGAGGCCCTGCTCGACGGGAGCGCCGACATCGCCATCCACTCCCTCAAGGACGTGCCGGCGGAGCTCGCGCCCTCGCTGGCCATCGGCTGCGTGCCCATGCGCGAGGACCCTCGCGACGTGATCGTGACGCGCACCGGCCAGAAGCTCGCGGAGCTGCCCGCTGGGGCGAAGCTCGGCACCTCGTCGTTGCGCCGCAAGGTCCAGTTCGCGGCGGCGCGACCCGATCTCGAGATCGTCCCGCTGCGCGGCAACGTGGACACGCGGCTGCGCAAGTGCAGCGAGGGCGTCGTGGACGCCATCGTGCTGGCGTGCGCGGGGCTCAACCGCTTGGGCCTCGGAGAGCGCGCGACCGAGCACATCGAGCCCGAGCTGTCCTTGCCCGCGGTGGGGCAGGGGGCCCTGGCCATCGAGATGCGCGCCGGCGACGACGCGACTCGGGCGCTGCTCGCGCCCCTCGCGCACGCCGAGACCAGCATCGCGGTCGCCGCCGAGCGAGGCGTGATGCGAGCGGTGGAGGGCAGCTGCCAGCTGCCGATCGCCGCGTTCGCGGTCCGCGCGGGGCAGGAGCTCTGGCTCCGCGCGCTGCTCGCCGAGCCCGATGGCTCGAAGCTGCGCCGGAACGAGGGTCGCGTCGCCTATCCGAAGGACGAGGCCGAGGCGGAGCGCTTCGGCTTCGAGCTCGGAAAGGCGCTCCGGGCGAGCTGA
- the lpxK gene encoding tetraacyldisaccharide 4'-kinase, producing the protein MLRRRVAQALERGALGGPVARTLGSLWARAADSARPVRLPPGVRVVGVGGATLGGSGKTPLVLALARELARTRRVAVVASAYSARVRAPRVVRPSDDVGLVGDEALWLARALPNVPVVVGKDRTEALALAARDVELVIVDGLLQARPERLACSLLVLDERQPWGSGRCPPAGDLRAAPGELLARADAVVMPRGSLLGARTDQGELLSVAALRGRRLGLALAIARPERVLRDLRAQGVEPELVATQADHGRFPAPHASDVEAWLTTPKCATKLGSRHGGAPVWVLERPLIVPPALLGLVLGSGEASQERASLASPGVSCETLSPSPGR; encoded by the coding sequence ATGCTGCGGCGCCGGGTAGCGCAGGCGCTCGAGCGCGGCGCGCTCGGCGGACCGGTCGCGCGCACGCTCGGGTCGCTCTGGGCGCGGGCCGCCGATTCAGCGCGGCCCGTTCGCCTGCCCCCAGGGGTCCGCGTCGTCGGCGTGGGCGGAGCCACCCTCGGGGGGTCCGGCAAGACCCCGCTCGTGTTGGCCCTGGCTCGCGAGCTCGCGCGAACGCGTCGCGTCGCGGTGGTGGCCAGCGCGTATTCCGCCCGCGTCCGCGCGCCGCGAGTCGTGCGGCCGAGCGACGACGTCGGGCTGGTCGGCGACGAGGCGCTCTGGCTCGCGCGCGCGCTGCCGAACGTGCCAGTGGTCGTCGGCAAGGATCGCACCGAGGCGCTCGCGCTCGCGGCGCGGGACGTCGAGCTGGTGATCGTGGACGGGCTCTTGCAGGCTCGCCCCGAGCGGCTCGCGTGCTCGCTGCTCGTGCTCGACGAGCGCCAGCCGTGGGGCAGCGGGCGCTGCCCGCCGGCAGGGGATTTGCGCGCAGCGCCCGGCGAGCTCTTGGCTCGGGCCGACGCGGTGGTGATGCCGCGCGGGTCGCTCCTGGGTGCGAGGACCGACCAGGGCGAGCTGCTCTCGGTGGCGGCGCTCCGTGGGCGGCGCTTGGGACTCGCGCTGGCCATTGCCCGACCCGAACGGGTCCTTCGCGATCTGCGCGCGCAGGGCGTGGAGCCCGAGCTGGTGGCGACGCAGGCCGACCACGGACGCTTCCCAGCGCCCCACGCCAGCGACGTCGAGGCCTGGCTCACCACCCCGAAGTGCGCGACCAAGCTCGGGTCACGGCACGGTGGCGCGCCGGTCTGGGTCCTGGAGCGGCCGCTGATCGTGCCGCCTGCGCTGCTCGGGCTCGTGCTCGGCTCCGGCGAGGCGAGCCAGGAGAGGGCGAGCCTCGCCTCGCCCGGGGTTTCGTGCGAAACTCTCTCGCCTTCCCCGGGCAGGTAG
- the gcvPB gene encoding aminomethyl-transferring glycine dehydrogenase subunit GcvPB: MSKEAASGLQFEEPPIFERGAPGRSGASLPELDVPAVDVARVLGGLARKNPAGLPEVSEPEAFRHFVRLSQWNFSIDTQFYPLGSCTMKFNPKVNEWAARLEGFAQLHPHTPEHLAQGALELMVRLQDLLAEIAGMDGVNLQPAAGAQGELTGLMMIRAFHTAEGRAPKKVFIPDSAHGTNPASSTLNGYESVAFPAGSAGVVEPETLARALEAAGGDVAGLMLTNPNTLGLYESAMPKLTALVHDKGGLVYGDGANMNAVLGRARPGDIGVDVMQYNLHKTFTTPHGGGGPGSGPVAFKQKLAPFQPSPVVLRRGESYGVEWDRPQSIGRVRSFFGNFGMMVRAYAYIRELGASGLAGVSDMAVLNANYVAARLASVLPIAFPTPPLHEAVFTDRELEAETGVKTLDLAKRLIDYGFHPPTVYFPLVVRGALMVEPTETETKQTLDSFADAVAAIVREAKETPELVKSAPHDTRHRRLDEARAARQPRLRWTKQD; this comes from the coding sequence ATGAGCAAGGAAGCAGCTTCGGGCCTCCAGTTCGAAGAACCTCCGATTTTCGAGCGCGGCGCGCCGGGGCGCAGCGGCGCCAGCCTGCCGGAGCTCGACGTGCCGGCCGTGGACGTCGCGCGGGTTCTGGGCGGGCTCGCGCGCAAGAATCCCGCCGGGTTGCCGGAGGTGAGCGAGCCCGAGGCCTTCCGCCATTTCGTGCGCCTCTCGCAGTGGAACTTCTCGATCGACACCCAGTTCTACCCGCTGGGCTCGTGCACGATGAAGTTCAACCCGAAGGTGAACGAGTGGGCGGCGAGGCTGGAAGGTTTCGCGCAGCTCCACCCGCACACCCCGGAGCACCTCGCCCAGGGGGCGCTCGAGCTCATGGTTCGGCTCCAGGACTTGCTCGCGGAAATCGCCGGGATGGACGGCGTGAACCTTCAGCCTGCTGCGGGTGCCCAAGGCGAGCTGACGGGCCTGATGATGATCCGCGCGTTCCACACCGCCGAGGGACGCGCGCCCAAGAAGGTCTTCATCCCCGACAGCGCGCACGGCACGAACCCCGCGAGCTCCACCCTGAACGGTTACGAGAGCGTGGCCTTCCCCGCCGGCAGCGCGGGGGTGGTCGAACCGGAGACGCTGGCGCGGGCGCTCGAGGCGGCGGGCGGCGACGTCGCCGGGCTGATGCTCACCAACCCGAACACGCTCGGCTTGTACGAGAGCGCGATGCCGAAGCTCACCGCTCTGGTTCACGACAAGGGCGGGCTCGTCTACGGCGACGGAGCGAACATGAACGCCGTGCTCGGCCGCGCACGCCCGGGGGACATCGGCGTGGACGTGATGCAGTACAACCTGCACAAGACCTTCACCACGCCGCACGGTGGCGGCGGACCGGGCTCGGGCCCGGTGGCGTTCAAGCAGAAGCTCGCGCCTTTCCAGCCGTCGCCGGTGGTGCTGCGTCGAGGGGAGAGCTACGGCGTCGAGTGGGACCGCCCCCAGAGCATCGGTCGAGTGCGCTCCTTCTTCGGCAACTTCGGCATGATGGTCCGCGCCTACGCCTATATTCGAGAGCTCGGCGCGTCGGGGCTCGCCGGTGTCAGCGACATGGCGGTGCTGAACGCCAACTACGTCGCGGCGCGCCTCGCCAGCGTGTTGCCGATTGCGTTCCCGACGCCGCCGCTCCACGAGGCGGTGTTCACCGACAGGGAGCTGGAAGCCGAGACCGGCGTGAAGACCCTCGATCTGGCCAAGCGCCTCATCGACTACGGGTTTCACCCGCCCACCGTCTACTTTCCCCTGGTCGTGCGCGGCGCGCTGATGGTCGAGCCCACGGAGACCGAGACCAAGCAGACCCTGGACTCGTTCGCCGACGCGGTCGCGGCCATCGTGCGCGAGGCGAAGGAGACGCCCGAGCTGGTGAAGAGCGCGCCGCACGACACCCGGCATCGACGCCTGGACGAGGCCCGCGCCGCGCGCCAGCCGCGCTTGCGCTGGACCAAGCAGGACTAG
- a CDS encoding metallophosphoesterase family protein has translation MIRGRFAAVLFLGTIAFAGSALAAPQYARLSYTADPQNSVAVAWNTTANTSGEVQYGTASGSYTKTVTAKTTQANAGLGYIHEAELTGLTPNTKYYYIAGATADGFTGEASFTTGPVPDPSCGSVKFSFLADNRPDPIFGGGENWPQIMGQAANHKPAFMLNGGDLVIDGDKIDQWLKLLGWTSPVAKSIPFMPAMGNHDTGPGAGDGANYNQIFALPRSTGPNGSNTEDYYYFTYANAIFVSLNTENHKTGSIPFADQAAWLDGVLTANPKKWKFVYFHKPVYTTGTAVSHPPNEEKQNAAFVPVFDKHHVDVVFQSHNHWYERFEPSACATKGNPGSSNPCSVGATNFAQGTVYIVSGGAGAFTVPAFLCGNTAGRAKCLDPHHYVLVDIKNETMKVETWGAFPQANQVIDTITVTKVPDPLCGTPPDAGVDSGSGGAAGGGGSAGASGSAGSAGSAPDASVGGASSGGGAGVSSGGASSGGASSGGASSGGASSGGAKSGDSGDDGGCGCRTAGSASGPAALLLLSGLGLALARRRRRD, from the coding sequence ATGATTCGAGGTCGCTTCGCCGCCGTGTTGTTTTTGGGCACGATCGCCTTCGCGGGCTCCGCGCTGGCGGCGCCGCAGTACGCGCGCCTCTCGTACACCGCGGATCCGCAGAACAGCGTGGCGGTGGCCTGGAACACCACCGCGAACACCAGCGGCGAGGTCCAGTACGGCACCGCCTCGGGCAGCTACACCAAGACGGTGACGGCCAAGACGACCCAGGCCAACGCGGGTCTCGGTTACATCCACGAGGCGGAGCTCACCGGCCTCACGCCCAACACCAAGTACTATTACATCGCGGGCGCCACGGCGGACGGCTTCACGGGCGAGGCGAGCTTCACGACCGGGCCCGTTCCCGACCCGAGCTGCGGCAGCGTCAAGTTCTCGTTCCTCGCCGACAACCGCCCCGACCCGATCTTCGGCGGCGGCGAGAACTGGCCGCAGATCATGGGCCAGGCCGCGAATCACAAGCCGGCTTTCATGCTCAACGGCGGGGACCTGGTGATCGACGGCGACAAGATCGATCAATGGCTCAAGCTCCTGGGCTGGACCTCTCCGGTCGCCAAGAGCATCCCGTTCATGCCCGCGATGGGCAACCACGACACCGGGCCCGGCGCGGGAGACGGCGCGAACTACAACCAGATCTTCGCGCTGCCGCGCTCCACCGGCCCGAACGGCAGCAACACCGAGGACTACTACTACTTCACCTACGCCAACGCGATCTTCGTCTCGCTGAACACGGAGAACCACAAGACCGGCAGCATCCCGTTCGCCGATCAGGCGGCGTGGCTCGATGGCGTGCTGACCGCCAACCCCAAGAAGTGGAAGTTCGTGTACTTCCACAAGCCCGTCTACACCACGGGCACGGCCGTCTCTCACCCGCCCAACGAAGAGAAGCAGAACGCGGCCTTCGTGCCGGTGTTCGACAAGCACCACGTGGACGTCGTCTTCCAGAGCCACAACCACTGGTACGAGCGCTTCGAGCCGAGCGCCTGCGCGACCAAGGGCAACCCGGGCTCGTCGAACCCGTGCTCCGTGGGTGCCACGAACTTCGCGCAAGGCACGGTCTACATCGTGAGCGGCGGCGCGGGCGCGTTCACCGTCCCGGCGTTCCTGTGCGGCAACACGGCGGGGCGGGCCAAGTGCCTCGACCCGCACCACTACGTGCTGGTCGACATCAAGAACGAGACGATGAAGGTCGAGACCTGGGGGGCGTTCCCGCAGGCGAACCAGGTCATCGACACGATCACCGTGACCAAGGTCCCCGATCCGCTGTGCGGCACGCCGCCGGATGCGGGGGTGGACTCCGGGAGCGGCGGCGCTGCCGGCGGCGGCGGCTCCGCCGGGGCGAGCGGCAGCGCTGGCTCGGCCGGCAGCGCGCCGGACGCCTCCGTCGGCGGGGCGTCGAGCGGCGGCGGCGCGGGCGTGTCGAGCGGCGGGGCGTCGAGCGGCGGGGCGTCGAGCGGCGGGGCGTCGAGCGGCGGGGCGTCGAGCGGCGGCGCGAAGTCCGGCGACTCCGGTGACGACGGCGGCTGCGGCTGTCGCACCGCCGGCTCGGCGTCGGGGCCCGCGGCGCTCCTCTTGCTCTCGGGCCTCGGGCTAGCGCTGGCTCGACGGCGCCGGCGCGACTGA